A genomic stretch from Helianthus annuus cultivar XRQ/B chromosome 1, HanXRQr2.0-SUNRISE, whole genome shotgun sequence includes:
- the LOC110870305 gene encoding oligoribonuclease isoform X1 has product MVEKSKAVSTKSMDHLSNTFSLLEMDVEDDRIETTSSANDPEKPNGDAKKETDSHKNVLEGDYRLPLVWIDLEMTGLNIEVDRILEIACIITDGKLNKSIEGPDLVIHQPKKCLDEMGEWCTEHHAASGLTEKVIQSTISEKEAEQRVVEFVKKHVGTYTPLLAGNSVYVDFMFLKKYMPELASLFSHVVVDVSSINALCVRWFPRDKKKAPKKEKNHRAMDDIKESIAELKYYKENVFKPLKSKK; this is encoded by the exons ATGGTTGAAAAATCAAAAGCAGTATCAACTAAAAGTATGGACCACCTCTCTAATACTTTTTCTTTGCTAGAAATGGACGTTGAGGATGATAGAATAGAGACTACCAGTTCCGCTAATGATCCAGAGAAACCCAATG GTGACGCTAAGAAAGAAACCGATAGTCATAAAAACGTGTTAGAAGGAGATTACCGGTTGCCTCTTGTGTGGATCGACTTGGAAATGACGG GATTGAATATTGAAGTAGATAGAATACTGGAGATTGCTTGTATAATCACAGATGGAAAGTTGAACAAATCCATAGAG GGTCCCGACTTGGTTATACATCAACCGAAAAAGTGTCTTGATGAGATGGGAGAATGGTGTACGGAACATCACGCAGCAAGTG GTTTGACAGAAAAAGTGATCCAAAGTACCATTAGTGAAAAAGAAGCTGAACAACGG GTTGTTGAGTTTGTCAAGAAACATGTGGGCACATACACTCCTCTGCTTGCGGGAAACTCAGTTTATGTTGATTTTATGTTCTTGAAG aaataCATGCCTGAATTGGCTAGTCTATTCTCTCATGTAGTCGTTGATGTCAGCAGCATTAACGCCTTATGTGTTCGTTGGTTCCCAAGAG ATAAAAAGAAAGCTCCAAAGAAGGAGAAGAACCACAGGGCGATGGATGACATCAAAGAAAGCATAGCGGAACTCAAATACTACAAGGAAAATGTCTTCAAACCACTCAAGTCTAAGAAGTAA
- the LOC110870305 gene encoding oligoribonuclease isoform X2: MDVEDDRIETTSSANDPEKPNGDAKKETDSHKNVLEGDYRLPLVWIDLEMTGLNIEVDRILEIACIITDGKLNKSIEGPDLVIHQPKKCLDEMGEWCTEHHAASGLTEKVIQSTISEKEAEQRVVEFVKKHVGTYTPLLAGNSVYVDFMFLKKYMPELASLFSHVVVDVSSINALCVRWFPRDKKKAPKKEKNHRAMDDIKESIAELKYYKENVFKPLKSKK, from the exons ATGGACGTTGAGGATGATAGAATAGAGACTACCAGTTCCGCTAATGATCCAGAGAAACCCAATG GTGACGCTAAGAAAGAAACCGATAGTCATAAAAACGTGTTAGAAGGAGATTACCGGTTGCCTCTTGTGTGGATCGACTTGGAAATGACGG GATTGAATATTGAAGTAGATAGAATACTGGAGATTGCTTGTATAATCACAGATGGAAAGTTGAACAAATCCATAGAG GGTCCCGACTTGGTTATACATCAACCGAAAAAGTGTCTTGATGAGATGGGAGAATGGTGTACGGAACATCACGCAGCAAGTG GTTTGACAGAAAAAGTGATCCAAAGTACCATTAGTGAAAAAGAAGCTGAACAACGG GTTGTTGAGTTTGTCAAGAAACATGTGGGCACATACACTCCTCTGCTTGCGGGAAACTCAGTTTATGTTGATTTTATGTTCTTGAAG aaataCATGCCTGAATTGGCTAGTCTATTCTCTCATGTAGTCGTTGATGTCAGCAGCATTAACGCCTTATGTGTTCGTTGGTTCCCAAGAG ATAAAAAGAAAGCTCCAAAGAAGGAGAAGAACCACAGGGCGATGGATGACATCAAAGAAAGCATAGCGGAACTCAAATACTACAAGGAAAATGTCTTCAAACCACTCAAGTCTAAGAAGTAA